One Deltaproteobacteria bacterium genomic window, TCAATCAGTGCACGCCGATCCGGCGGTAACGCGGCCGCCAATGCACCCAGAATCGAATTCAGCTCATCCACGCTACCGTAGGCTTCGATTTTTTCATCGTCTTTGGCGACCCGCTCGCCACTGAACAGACCTGTGTTTCCCCTGTCGCCGGTTCGCGTGTATATGTTCATTTGACTTCCCTTCTTTCTTTTAACCCGGATAGACCGCAAACAATAACATCTGATATCAAACTGATAGACAATTTCAAATTGCCTACCGCAATCGATCATTCCCGTCAACACGATACCAACCATTTCCTGAGGATTTGTCCACTGCGGCTGATTCGTTTCTCCAAGACCGTCATCACCGTTTCACATACGGGCTTGCATTTTTCCTGTTTTTCATTATAAAGACATTTCTATTTTTCAGGAATCGAGATGAAAATATCCTATATCTGGTTCGACATCGGCTACACCCTTCTGCGCATGAAGCGGGAAGTCACCTATCGCCAAGCCCTGAAAACGTTTGGTGAAGATATTTCCGTGGAAATCCTGGAAAGGGAATTTCACTGGGTGGACAAGCTGTTCATGCGGGAATACCCCGGTGTATTCCTGAAGGGCAGAGGGGTTTACATGCCCTGGTTTCTGGGTGTTCTGAATTACCGCCTGGGCATCAGCCTCGATGTTGCCGAAGTGGACAAGTGCTGGGAAAAAATCCAGCTTGCAACCGAGGATTACTGGATCCCTTTCGGCGATGTGCACGAGGTGCTGGGGGAATTGAGAGACAGTTCCCTGCGCATGGGGGTTATCTCCAACTGGGACCGTTCCGCCAAGTACCTGCTGAAACGCCACGGCCTGATCGGCTATTTCGAGCACTGCATCATCTCCTCCGAAGTCGGCCTCGACAAACCCGACCCGGCCATTTTCAATCTTGCCATGCAACAGGCTGAAGCAGATCCCCGGGAGTGTGTTTATGTGGGCGACAACTATTACGACGATGCCGTGGGCAGCCGCCAAGTAGGCATGCAGGCCCTTATCTTGAACCGTTTCGGCACGCTCGGTGTGGAGGAGATCGATGATGCGCCGATCATTCAGAACCTGGGCCAGATAAAGGACTACATCGCCTAAACAGCAACGTTGCATAAACAAGGGGAGAAATCATGCCTGAACCCATCATCGGCATCGATCGGGGGGCGTCCTTCACCGACCTTGCCGTTCTCAGGGGCAGGACTCTCATCGACCGCCGGAGCCTGGAGACAAGAGACTGGACCGCTATCACGGCCGCCCTGGAAGAACTGCGGGAAAAACACCCGCGCAGCCATCTGGCGTTCAGCGGCGCTGCCAGCGGCATGCCGCCGGGCATCGTGGAACGCGTCACCGTGGTTCCGGAAATCGATTCCATCGGCCTGGGAGGCGCCACCCTGGCGGGCACCCGGAAATGCCTGGTCGTCAGCATGGGAACGGGAAGCGCCATGGTACACGTGGATCAGGACGAGGTTACCCATATGGGGGGAACCGGCGTGGGCGGAGGCACCATCAAGGGTCTGGGAAAGCTCATCTGCGGCAGCGAAGACGTTCACAACCTGGAACGGCTCGCCCTCGAAGGCAATGCCGCCCAAATGAACCTGACCATCGGGGACCTGGGGCTGAATGACCTCAGTTTCCTGTCCGCCGATGCCACGGTTAGCAATTTTGCCGGCATCAAATCCGACGAAACCGAAGACAAAGCCGCCGGTATTCTGTCCCTGGTGGCGGAGACCATCGGCATTATCGCCTCCCTGTGTGCCTTGCACGCCGGCTGCGGCGACCGCATCGTCGCCGTGGGCAAGGTCGCCGCCAACCGGCACATCCGGCACACCCTCGATTTGGTCGGCGCCCTGTACAAAACACGGTTTTCGTTTCCCGATAACGGAGGCTGTGCCACGGCCTATGGTGCGGCGATCAAGTACATGAGCATGGCATGACCTGGATGTTATTTGCACTTCATGCGTCAGCGCTAAATTTGAAACGCTCAACTCGGGTAAAAAGGAGCACACCATCAAACTGACCATCATCGGCTGGTGGGGAGCGTACCCGGATGCCGGACAGGCGACTTCGGGCTATCTGCTGCAAACCGGCGGAAAAAACATACTGCTCGATTGCGGCTCCGGCGTTTTGGGGCGGCTCCAGACATACCTGGCCCTGGAAAACATCGACGCGGTCGTCCTGTCCCATTATCATCACGACCATGTGGCCGATCTGGGCTGTCTGCAATATGCCGCGCGGGTCCTGATGGACCTGGGAAAACGCGGGAAACCGCTGGACATCTACGGGCATGCCGAGGATCATCATTTCGCGTCCCTGAGCTATCATGCGTTTTCCATCGGCCATGCCGTCGACACCGAAAATGCGCTTCTTCTGGGTGAAACCACTTTTTCGTTCTGGCGCAATGTCCACCCGGATCCCTGCTATTCCATGCGCATCCAAGCGGACGGCCGGGTGCTGGTCTACATATCCGACACCGAGTGGCACGACGGATTGGTGGAAGCGGCGCAGGACGCGGATTTGCTGATATGCGAATCCAGCCTTTACAATGAGTACAAAGGCGTGGTAGGCGGACACCTGACAGCCGGTGAAGCCGGCACGATTGCAGAAAAGGCCGGGGTGTCGCGCCTGGTGCTGTCGCACCTGCCGCACTTCGGCCGCCACGCGACCCTCGCCACCCAGGCGGCCGAGGTTTTTCACGGGCCGGTCGAACTGGCCGAGACCGGTAAAAGCTGGGAACTGTAAAAAGCAATGGCATATTGGATTGGTGGGGTAATGAGTGATGGGTAGCGGATAGCTTTTTTTCAGGCCATAATACTTTAAAAAGCACTAGCACGACCGCCATCGAAACCAATATTCCAATACGCCAACACTCCAGTATTCCAGAAAATTTGTTTGTGGCCAAGCCTAATGGCTCTGACCTGGCCCAGAGGGCCACGTTTCAAATACTGGAATGAAAAAATAGCACATCCGATATTGGATGTTCATTATCAATACAGGGGACTATTGCCATTTTACTCTTTGCGCTCAGGCGGTTCGGACGTCTAATTCTGACGGTCCTGATCATATCGACCATCGTCTTCCTGGTAATCAGGGTCATCCCGGGCGACCCGGCCCTGACCATTGCCGGCGTGGACGCGTCGCAAAGCGATATCGCCGCCATCAGGGCCAGGCTGGGCACCGACCAACCCATGTTCAATCAGTATCTGCAGTGGATCTGGGACGTGTTCCGGTTCGATTTCGGCCACTCCATGACGTCGGGCCGGGCGGTCAGCGACCTCATCATGGAAAGGTTCCCTCTCACGCTGACCCTGGCGGTGCTGGGCATTGTGCTTTCCATCTTCATCGCCATCCCCTTAGGCGTCATATCGGCGGTCCGACGCTGGTCTTTCTGGGACTACATCGGGATGCTCTTTTCCCAGGCAGGCATGGCCATCCCCAGTTTCTGGCTGGGAATTCTGCTGCTCCTGCTTTTGTCTATCAAATACAGGGTGTTCCCGCTTTTTGGCTCGGGCAGCATCATGCACCTGATTCTTCCGTCGATTTCCCTGGGGATAGCCCGGGCGGCCGTGCTGCTGAGGCTCACCAGGGCTTCCATGGTGGAGGAACTCAGCAAGGAATACGTGGTTACGGCCAGGGCCAAAGGCCTCACCGAAGGGATGGTCAACTACAAGCACGCTCTTAAAAACGCCCTCTTGCCGGTCATCACCATCGCCGGCATTCAACTCGGTTACATGCTGGGGGGGGCGATTATCATCGAACAGGTGTTCTCCCTGCCGGGTCTCGGGCGCCTGTTCCTCTTTGCCGTGTATCAGCGGGATTTTCCCCTGATTCAGGGCGGCGTCGTCTTCGTGGCTTTTGTTTTTTCGTTCATCAATTTTGCGGTGGACATCCTTTACAGTGTGCTAAACCCCAAAATCCGAATCAGTTGATTTTACCTTGCCTGTGGAAGTCTCCGACTCGTGCAAAATCAACTGCGGGTGCATGAAATTTGATGAACATATTAATTTGAACCGAGATAGCGAGCGCATTCCCTGCAGCTTGCTGCAGGGTAAGCGAGCGAATCATAATTGATAGAATTCCTTACGGTGAAGATTCCCCTTAAGCTTGCTGCGGGGAGTGCTCAATATCGTGAACCGATGATGAATGCATCAAGCAACAACTTGCTGGAAATAAAAAACCTGGATGTCAGCTTTGTGCAGCGACGGGGGACGGCGCATGCCCTGAGGGGGATCGACCTTTCCATCGCGGCGGGCGAAATCCTGGCTCTGGTGGGTGAGTCGGGCTCCGGAAAAACGGTGACATCCATGAACATCATGGGACTCGTCCCCATGCCGCCTGCCCGGGTCAACGCCGGCAGCCTGCTGTTCAAGGGCAGCGACCTTATCGGAAAATCCCATGCGGAAATGCGTAAAATAAGGGGCAATGAAATTGCCATGGTATTTCAGGAACCGGCCAAATACCTTAATCCTTCCCTTAAGATCGGGGAGCAGATTACCGAAATGCTGGTACTGCACCAGGGCATGTCCAAGAAACAGGCCGTGGAAAGAGCCCTGGAATGTCTCGATGTCGTTGGGTTGGGAAAAAGCCGCCGGGTGCTGAACAGCTACCCGCACGAGCTTTCTGGAGGCATGAAACAGCGGGCCATGATCGCCATGGCGATCTGCTGCAACCCCTCCCTGTTGATCGCCGACGAGCCCACCACGGCGCTGGATGTCACCCTGCAGCTGCAGATTTTGAAACTGATCCGCAGCCTCAAGGCGAAATTTTCCATGGGCATCCTTTTTATTTCCCACAACCTGGGCATCGTAAAGGAAATTGCCGACAGGATCTCGGTCATTTACGCCGGCAAAATCGTCGAATCGGCCCCTAACAGGGATCTGTTCGGGAGCACCCTGCATCCTTACACCAGTGCCTTGCTGCAATCCATTCCGGATGCAGGCAAAAGGGGCCACCGCCTGCGGGCCATACCGGGCAGCGTCCCGGATGCAGAGGCCATCCCCGCAGGTTGCAGCTTCCATCCGCGCTGTCCACTGGCAAAAGAAATTTGTGCCCGGGAAATGCCCCTGACCAGGGAATACGGCCATGGCCATTCGGCGGCCTGCCATATGGTATAAAATCGTGTTCCACGATTTTATTAAACGCGACTTCGTCGCTATTTGAAACCGGTATAAAGCGGAAGAGATACGTTGAAGCGCTTCGTCGAAATAAAAAACCTGGAAAAAACCTATTACGGCCGCGGCATCCTCAAGCGGGGAAAAAATGCCGTCAAGGCCGTGGACAGGGTCAGCCTGGGGATCGAAAAAAAGAGTGTTTTCGGCCTGGTGGGCGAATCCGGGTGCGGTAAAACCTCGCTGGTCAGGTCCGTATTGTACCTCGATCCCCCCACCGCCGGTGAGGTTTGGGTCGACAACACCCTGCTCGGGGATCTGTCCCGGCGCGGTCTGAGGACCTTCCGGCGGCGCATGCAGATCGTTTTCCAGGACCCCAACAGTGCCCTCAACCCTAAAATGAACATTCAGGACAGCCTTGAGGAGGGGCTTGTCAATCGCGGCATCGATGCCGTCCAGAGAAAAAAACAGACGACACGCATGCTGGACCTGGTGGGGATTTCCCCCTCGCACAGCGCTCGGTACCCGCACGAGTTCTCCGGCGGCCAGAAACAGCGCATCGTCATCGCCAGGGCCTTGTGCATGGAACCGGACTTTCTGGTGCTGGATGAACCGGTATCCAACCTGGACGTGTCCATCCAGGCCCAGATTATCAATCTTTTGCAGGACCTGAAAAGCGAACTGGAACTGACCTATCTGTTCATCTCCCACGACCTCAATCTCGTGGCCTATCTGAGTGACCGCATCGCCGTCATGTACAAGGGCCGCCTGGTCGAATCCGGTTCCACGGATGAAATCATGGGACGTCCGCTGCACCCCTACACCCTGCGGCTCTTTTCGTCCATACCGGGAATGCAAGCCGATACCGCCCCGGAAGGATTGCCTCCGCAGGCGGAACCCGTCGCGGCAAGTCATAAAAAGACGACCCTCGGCACAGGCGGGTGCAATTACGTCGATTTCTGCCCCATGGGCGACGGGGATTGCACCCTGCGCGAACCGCGGCGGGAGACGATAGCCGGCAGCCACAAGGTTGCCTGCTTCAAGATCGGAAATAACGATTGATTAATATCTATTTTCCTTGAATAATAGTGCCGAACACCTTGGCAATCGACAGTTTAACCGTTCTTCAACAATAAAAGGAGGCTGCCATGAAAAGAACCCTGTTTTTAATCATTGCCTTAACCCTTGCGGTGCTGACCCTGAGCGGGCTCGCCGTGGCCAAGGAGCTCAATTTCGCTCTTTCGGGAAACCCGGATACGCTGGATCCGCACAAAACGTCCGGGACCCTTACCTTTCAGACGCTGAAAAGCGTTTACGACACGCTGGCCGAACCGGACCAATCCGGCAAAATCGTACCGGCCCTGGCCGAAAAGTGGGACATCAGCCCGGACGGCATGACCTGGACCTTCACCCTGCGCAAAGGCGTTGTTTTTCACAACGGCGACAAGCTGACCTCCCGGGATGTCAAAGCCACCTTCGAGCGCATCCAGGCCAAGGAGACCGCATCCCCCAACGCCAATGAATTCGCCGTCATCACCGCCATCGAAACCCCCGACGATATGACGGTGGTGCTCAAGCTTTCGGCACCCTCCGCCCCGCTTTTGGGAACCCTGGCCTCGGGATGGGGCGCCATCCTGCCCAAAGGCCTGATAGACAGCGGCCACGATTTTGCCGCCGAACCCGTGGGGACCGGCCCGTTCAAAATGACCCAGTGGGTCAGGGACGGCAAGATCGTCCTCGAAAAAAACAAGAACTACTGGATGAAGGGCCTTCCAAAACTGGACAAGGTGACCATGCACATCATCCCCGAAAGGGCCGTCCAGGTCCAGGGGCTGATCTCCGGCCAGGTGGATGTCAGCTACATCATCGACCAGGAAGACGTTCCCCTGCTTGAGAGCAGCCCGGACGTGGAAGTCAGGAAGACCCTGACCTCGCTCATCTTGGTCATGCCCATGAACTGCAGCCGCCCACCCCTGGACAATGTCAAGGTAAGGCAGGCCATCACCCAGGCCATCGACAAGCAGAAGGTGCTCGACGTGGCCTACGGCGGCGGCAAGCCCATCGGCACGTTCATGGACTACGGCAACGCCTACTACAAGGACTTCACCGACCTTTATCCCTACAACCCGGCCAAGGCCAAAAAAATGCTGGCGGAAGCCGGCGTGGGCAAGGACACCGAATTAGAAATGTTCCTGCCCCAAAATTATCCGCCGCATGTCAAGGCCGGTGAGATCTACCAGGATATGCTGACCAAAGTGGGCCTGAACGTCAAGATCAAACTGGTGGACTGGTCCACCTGGATCGGGGATGTCTACCGCCAGGCCAAGTACGATTTAACCGTCATCGGCCACACCGGCAAACTCGACCCCAATGGCACCCTCGCCAATTACGGCAAGGAAAAAAGATATGTGCGCTGGGTCAACGCCAAAGCCGCCGAACTCATAGACAAAGCCGCTCAAACAGACGGATTCGAAAACCGCAAGAAGCTTTACGACCAGGCCCTGCAGATCATGGCCGAAGAAGTGCCTTTCATGTTCCTGGGCTCTTCCTACCGCCGCATCGGCCTCAGGAAGAATGTCAGCGACTTCCGCATGACGCCCAGCCTGGACACCTTCGACTTCCGCTGGACGAACGTAAAGTAGAAAAAGAACCCAAGAGGGTAAGAAGGTAAGTAAGCCAACCTTCTTACCTTCTTAAGTTCTCACTTTCTTTTTGAAAAAACGACTTATGAAATCAGACGCTTCAACAATCCTGTTCTACCTTTCGATCCTATTTCTAGTTGTCCTGGGAGTTGCCGCGGCCGCGGCACCCGCCATAGCCCCCTACGACCCGGTGGAACAGAACCTGGACCAGCGGTTTTCACCGCCGGCCGGATCCCACCTGCTGGGGACGGACAACCTGGGCCGGGACGTGTTCAGCCGCATCATCTACGGGTCCCGCTCGGCACTGATAGTGGGAATCGTCGCCGTCGCCATCTCGGTGCTGCTGGGATCGCTGGTGGGATTGGTGGCCGCCCTCTCCAGTGAATTGACCGACAACACCCTCATGCTGCTCATGGACAGCCTGCTCTCCTTTCCCACGATCCTTCTGGCCATTACGGTGGTGTCTTTTTTAGGCTACGGCCTGTTGCAGGTGATGATAGCCATCGGCGTCATTTTCAGTCCTGTTTTCGCCCGGCTGGTGAGAGCCGAGACCCTGGTCATCAAAACCGAGGGCTACGTGGAAGCCTCGCGCTCTTTGGGCAGCCCGGTGGTCAAAATCGTTTTCAAGCATATCATCCCGAACCTCCTGGGCAAGGTGGTTGTTCAGTGCTCCATCACCTTTGCCCTGACCGTGGTCATCGAGGCGTCACTTTCCTACCTGGGGCTGGGGACCCAGCCACCCACCGCCAGCTGGGGACTCATGCTGAAGGATGCCCGCAACTACCTGGCCCTGGCTCCCTGGATGGCCATCTATCCGGGTCTGGCCCTGGCGCTGACGGTCTTCGCCTTCAACATCTTAGGGGACGTGCTTTCGGAAAGGCTGAACCCTAAAATCTAAGAACCCGGGCGAGGCCCGCCCGGATTCTTAAATCGAAAAGGAATAACAGTGAGAATAGGCCTCCTCTCCGACATCCATGTAGACATCAACCGGGACGCCGGCAAACCGGTCATGGAAGGCCTTAAAAAGGCTATCCCATCCAAAAACCTCGACAGGATGATCATTGCCGGAGACATGGCCAGCGACTATGTGTTGACCCTTGCCAGCCTCAGGGAGATAGAAGACGCCACCGGCGTCGAATGCCTCTTCGTGCCGGGGAACCACGATATATGGAACGAAAACCATCCCGGCATCACGGCCTGGGATGCGTATGAAAAGCTGAGGTCGTTCACAGGCAATCTAGCCAACGGCCCACGCGTGTTGACCGGTAACTGGATCGCCATCGGCGACATCGGGTGGTACGACTACTCCTTCGGTAGCCCCGACTATTCCACGGAAGAATTCGACCGCATGCAGATAGACGACCGCCTGTGGCAGGACAAGGTCAAGGCTGTCTGGGACCGCTCCACCGTTGAAATGCACGCCTACTTTTTCGAAAAACTCAAGCGGCAGCTCGACGCCCATCGCGGCAATAAAATCATTCTGGTCATCCACGCCCTCCCCATCCGTGAATTCACGGTCCAGGATCCCGGGCGTTTGTGGTCCTACCTGAATGCCTTTCTCGGCAGCAGTCAATACGGCGCCCTGGCCCTTGAATACGGCGTACGCTATGTTGTCTGCGGGCATGTCCACTACCGCAAAACCGCCCGCATTCGGAAAACCGAGTTTATCTGCAACTGCCTGAATTACAGCGATCAGTGGATCGACAGCGAACCGGACCGGGAGATTGCCGACGTTCTCAAGGTTATCGAAATCGCATGACCCAATACCAAACACTTGCACCGTCCGTTTTTTTTTCGGTAAATAGGCCTCCGCCATCTTCGGCGGCCAATGCAGCGAGCTCCGGCAGAGCCTCAAAATATAGTGAAGGACCATCGAAGGCGCCTGCTCTGCCGTCGAAGCTGATTTGTTTCAAAGAAAACGAAACGATATGCTGATTACCGAATTGCTTACAGAAAATGCGCGTTTATGTGGGAATGAAATCGCGCTTGTGGAAAGGGAACCGCAACACGACAAACGGCGGGTGCTGACCTGGGGGCCTTCGAAGAAGAAGCCAACCGCCTGGCCGCGGGACTCGTGGCGCGAGGCCTGAAGAAAGGTGATCGGGCGGCAGTGCTGATGACCAACTGCCTGGAATGGCTGCCGGTCTATTTCGGAATCCTGAAATCGGGTGCCCTGGCCGCCCCGTTGAACTTCAGGTTCGACGCCGGCACCATCGCAAGATGCCTGGAAACCGCCGACGCCAACGTCCTGATCTTCGGTGAGGAATTCATTGACCGCATTCGCAGCATCAAGCCGGATCTCGACCGCTTTGTGCAGATCTATATT contains:
- a CDS encoding HAD-IA family hydrolase produces the protein MKISYIWFDIGYTLLRMKREVTYRQALKTFGEDISVEILEREFHWVDKLFMREYPGVFLKGRGVYMPWFLGVLNYRLGISLDVAEVDKCWEKIQLATEDYWIPFGDVHEVLGELRDSSLRMGVISNWDRSAKYLLKRHGLIGYFEHCIISSEVGLDKPDPAIFNLAMQQAEADPRECVYVGDNYYDDAVGSRQVGMQALILNRFGTLGVEEIDDAPIIQNLGQIKDYIA
- a CDS encoding MBL fold metallo-hydrolase — encoded protein: MGWWGAYPDAGQATSGYLLQTGGKNILLDCGSGVLGRLQTYLALENIDAVVLSHYHHDHVADLGCLQYAARVLMDLGKRGKPLDIYGHAEDHHFASLSYHAFSIGHAVDTENALLLGETTFSFWRNVHPDPCYSMRIQADGRVLVYISDTEWHDGLVEAAQDADLLICESSLYNEYKGVVGGHLTAGEAGTIAEKAGVSRLVLSHLPHFGRHATLATQAAEVFHGPVELAETGKSWEL
- a CDS encoding ABC transporter permease, producing MLLFALRRFGRLILTVLIISTIVFLVIRVIPGDPALTIAGVDASQSDIAAIRARLGTDQPMFNQYLQWIWDVFRFDFGHSMTSGRAVSDLIMERFPLTLTLAVLGIVLSIFIAIPLGVISAVRRWSFWDYIGMLFSQAGMAIPSFWLGILLLLLLSIKYRVFPLFGSGSIMHLILPSISLGIARAAVLLRLTRASMVEELSKEYVVTARAKGLTEGMVNYKHALKNALLPVITIAGIQLGYMLGGAIIIEQVFSLPGLGRLFLFAVYQRDFPLIQGGVVFVAFVFSFINFAVDILYSVLNPKIRIS
- a CDS encoding ABC transporter ATP-binding protein, which gives rise to MMNASSNNLLEIKNLDVSFVQRRGTAHALRGIDLSIAAGEILALVGESGSGKTVTSMNIMGLVPMPPARVNAGSLLFKGSDLIGKSHAEMRKIRGNEIAMVFQEPAKYLNPSLKIGEQITEMLVLHQGMSKKQAVERALECLDVVGLGKSRRVLNSYPHELSGGMKQRAMIAMAICCNPSLLIADEPTTALDVTLQLQILKLIRSLKAKFSMGILFISHNLGIVKEIADRISVIYAGKIVESAPNRDLFGSTLHPYTSALLQSIPDAGKRGHRLRAIPGSVPDAEAIPAGCSFHPRCPLAKEICAREMPLTREYGHGHSAACHMV
- a CDS encoding ATP-binding cassette domain-containing protein, translating into MKRFVEIKNLEKTYYGRGILKRGKNAVKAVDRVSLGIEKKSVFGLVGESGCGKTSLVRSVLYLDPPTAGEVWVDNTLLGDLSRRGLRTFRRRMQIVFQDPNSALNPKMNIQDSLEEGLVNRGIDAVQRKKQTTRMLDLVGISPSHSARYPHEFSGGQKQRIVIARALCMEPDFLVLDEPVSNLDVSIQAQIINLLQDLKSELELTYLFISHDLNLVAYLSDRIAVMYKGRLVESGSTDEIMGRPLHPYTLRLFSSIPGMQADTAPEGLPPQAEPVAASHKKTTLGTGGCNYVDFCPMGDGDCTLREPRRETIAGSHKVACFKIGNND
- a CDS encoding ABC transporter substrate-binding protein gives rise to the protein MKRTLFLIIALTLAVLTLSGLAVAKELNFALSGNPDTLDPHKTSGTLTFQTLKSVYDTLAEPDQSGKIVPALAEKWDISPDGMTWTFTLRKGVVFHNGDKLTSRDVKATFERIQAKETASPNANEFAVITAIETPDDMTVVLKLSAPSAPLLGTLASGWGAILPKGLIDSGHDFAAEPVGTGPFKMTQWVRDGKIVLEKNKNYWMKGLPKLDKVTMHIIPERAVQVQGLISGQVDVSYIIDQEDVPLLESSPDVEVRKTLTSLILVMPMNCSRPPLDNVKVRQAITQAIDKQKVLDVAYGGGKPIGTFMDYGNAYYKDFTDLYPYNPAKAKKMLAEAGVGKDTELEMFLPQNYPPHVKAGEIYQDMLTKVGLNVKIKLVDWSTWIGDVYRQAKYDLTVIGHTGKLDPNGTLANYGKEKRYVRWVNAKAAELIDKAAQTDGFENRKKLYDQALQIMAEEVPFMFLGSSYRRIGLRKNVSDFRMTPSLDTFDFRWTNVK
- a CDS encoding ABC transporter permease, yielding MKSDASTILFYLSILFLVVLGVAAAAAPAIAPYDPVEQNLDQRFSPPAGSHLLGTDNLGRDVFSRIIYGSRSALIVGIVAVAISVLLGSLVGLVAALSSELTDNTLMLLMDSLLSFPTILLAITVVSFLGYGLLQVMIAIGVIFSPVFARLVRAETLVIKTEGYVEASRSLGSPVVKIVFKHIIPNLLGKVVVQCSITFALTVVIEASLSYLGLGTQPPTASWGLMLKDARNYLALAPWMAIYPGLALALTVFAFNILGDVLSERLNPKI
- a CDS encoding metallophosphoesterase, with product MRIGLLSDIHVDINRDAGKPVMEGLKKAIPSKNLDRMIIAGDMASDYVLTLASLREIEDATGVECLFVPGNHDIWNENHPGITAWDAYEKLRSFTGNLANGPRVLTGNWIAIGDIGWYDYSFGSPDYSTEEFDRMQIDDRLWQDKVKAVWDRSTVEMHAYFFEKLKRQLDAHRGNKIILVIHALPIREFTVQDPGRLWSYLNAFLGSSQYGALALEYGVRYVVCGHVHYRKTARIRKTEFICNCLNYSDQWIDSEPDREIADVLKVIEIA
- a CDS encoding AMP-binding protein, which gives rise to MGAFEEEANRLAAGLVARGLKKGDRAAVLMTNCLEWLPVYFGILKSGALAAPLNFRFDAGTIARCLETADANVLIFGEEFIDRIRSIKPDLDRFVQIYIFVGSVDVIPEFAVPNRQFVTAAKADLCLDEKSLSRFCEALPRYKRPKKFFLDDVPRNPTGKIEKPELRNKFAGKTENCSFPAASCREYARYPGSTTFG